A single genomic interval of Cucumis sativus cultivar 9930 chromosome 7, Cucumber_9930_V3, whole genome shotgun sequence harbors:
- the LOC101214591 gene encoding uncharacterized protein LOC101214591, with protein sequence MDSPQSVVSPLKNCLIAESEKKKPSFFDHISGPPTKGMEVNRKEAVMYNLEEVVGALDVCIHQARDIHNICIYHKQDVYAKLCLSTDPEDSLSTKIINGAGRNPVFNENLRFNVRSVDASLKCEIWMLSRVRNYLEDQLLGFTVVPLTEVLVNDGKLEKEFSLSSTDLFHSPAGFVQLSLEYNGTSPDVMAVPKAVLESSNAALKDSEISESLASDLDKIEFPDPKIVNEDEMMVSEYFSIPGSNPESEDSESLATSGTEDHPSSETGVNTVESFSTASIESVQISKLDSPPSSSSTNGASSSPVPTSSESYDASEASKPQTQEPIEEEKHVDVKNGKPDSSIEVPNDSFSKPVITVNIEPEQNVVQQDIVDMYMKSMQQFTESLAKMKLPLDVDNEPTNSGNSSSDQQTPSSKNGNARVFYGSRAFF encoded by the coding sequence ATGGACTCCCCTCAATCTGTTGTTTCACCATTGAAGAACTGTCTCATTGCTGAGTCTGAGAAGAAGAAACCCAGTTTCTTTGATCACATCTCTGGTCCTCCAACAAAGGGAATGGAGGTCAATCGAAAAGAAGCTGTTATGTATAACTTGGAGGAAGTTGTTGGTGCACTTGATGTATGCATTCATCAGGCTAGAGACATTCATAACATCTGCATATACCATAAGCAGGATGTTTATGCTAAGCTTTGTCTGAGTACTGATCCTGAAGATTCTCTCTCCACCAAAATCATTAATGGAGCTGGGAGGAACCCGGTTTTTAATGAGAATCTTCGTTTCAATGTCCGGAGTGTCGATGCATCCCTTAAATGTGAGATATGGATGTTGAGCAGAGTGAGGAATTATCTGGAAGACCAGTTGTTGGGATTTACCGTGGTGCCATTGACTGAAGTTCTTGTTAACGATGGTAAATTAGAGAAAgagttttctctttcttcaaccGATTTGTTCCATTCTCCTGCTGGATTTGTTCAACTCTCTCTTGAATACAATGGAACCTCGCCTGATGTGATGGCTGTTCCTAAAGCTGTCTTGGAGTCATCAAATGCTGCATTGAAGGATTCTGAAATATCCGAGTCACTAGCTAGTGACTTGGATAAGATAGAGTTTCCAGATCCTAAGATTGTAAATGAAGATGAGATGATGGTATCTGAGTATTTCAGCATCCCGGGCTCTAATCCGGAGTCTGAGGACTCTGAGAGCCTAGCCACTTCTGGTACAGAAGATCATCCGAGTTCAGAAACAGGTGTAAATACTGTGGAAAGCTTCTCAACAGCTTCCATCGAGTCTGTTCAGATTTCAAAGCTCGATTCTCCACCTAGCAGCTCGTCAACTAATGGAGCATCCTCGTCTCCTGTACCAACAAGCTCAGAATCATATGATGCTTCAGAAGCTTCAAAACCTCAAACTCAGGAACCGATTGAAGAGGAGAAGCATGTGGATGTTAAGAATGGCAAGCCTGATTCCTCAATTGAGGTACCAAATGATTCATTCTCAAAGCCTGTTATCACTGTGAACATAGAGCCAGAACAAAATGTAGTGCAGCAGGACATTGTTGATATGTATATGAAAAGCATGCAACAATTTACCGAGTCATTAGCAAAGATGAAACTTCCTCTGGATGTTGATAATGAACCAACCAATTCAGGAAATTCAAGCTCTGATCAGCAAACACCATCCTCGAAGAATGGTAATGCACGTGTGTTCTATGGAAGCAGAGCATTCTTCTAA
- the LOC101215001 gene encoding protein TORNADO 1 — translation MFKLSQNASFFFPIKQNHFHNREPSPLSPSMASDQNHDNLESALYALGPDSSGPQCLSFHLSQSSSCCYLETENSMKVDLSKDAISYFSCFLTALSCHSSLRSLEFHLVDWELEQMRELCTLLQDNSGIRQVVFRRNRFSNERLVELCYVLRTNKGIKELMFSECGIGAVGVGLIASGLKTNNSLEEFQIWEDSIGSKGMEELSKMAEENTTLKLLSIFDSNSVTVTPLISAVLAMNRDMEVHIWNGDNSRKSSKVVEFVPGNSTLRIYRLDINGACRIANVMGLNSTVKTLDMTGIRLKSRWAKEFRWALEQNRCLREVKLSKSHLKDEAIVHIAAGLFKNKHLHNLFLDGNLFSGIGIEHLLCPLSRFSTLQLQANITLKYVTFGGRRNKIGRDGLAAILRMLTTNETLTHLGIYDDHSLRPNEIVRIFRSLEKNASLTHLSLRSCKGVDGDMVLQTIMEMLEVNPWIEDIDLSGTPLQNSGKADRIYQRLGQNGSTDLEPQVDSLDMTLTEPKSCRIFFCGQEYAGKTTLCNSILQNFGSSKLPFTEQVRSLVAPVEQAVRAVGMKIKTFKDEDIKISIWNLAGQHEFHSLHDLMFPGSGSASVFVIISSLFRKPSNKEPKHLNEIEDDLQYWLRFIVSNSKRAAQQCVLPNVTLVLTHHDKVVPSQNLQQTLISINELREKFQGFLDIYPTVFTVDARSSAMVNELLHHLRRMSRTVLQRVPQVYQLCNELIQILTEWRSENYNKPAMRWKEFQDLCQLHIPQLRIRSRRSNRDKIETRRKAVATCLHDIGEVIYFEELGFIILDCDWFCGEVLGQLIRLEVRQNSSNNSGFISRKELEKVLKGKLHSQIPGMSSKVYENLQASDLVGMMLKLEICYEQDQSDSNSPLLIPSVLEEGRGKPQRWPLSMPDCIYTGRHLKCDDSSHMFLTPGFFPRLQVHLHNRIMGLKNQYVATYSLEKYLITININGIYVRVELGGQLGYYIDVLACSTKSLTETLRFIQQLIIPAIHDLCQGIILTESIIRPECVQNLVPPRHRKTQHVSIQQLKLALLSVPADGMYDYQHTWCPVSDGGREIVAVGFNFARDLLSDDDFREVLHKRYHDLYNLAVELQVPHENNPEAVDQSLSNDATDKVEATFGGIAKGVEAVLQRLKIIEQEIKDLKQEIKGLRYYEHRLLLELNRKVNYLVNYNVEIEERRVPNMFYFVRTENYSRRLITNLISGMNALRLHMLCEFRREMHVVEDQIGCEVMRIDNMAVRSLAPYMTKFMKLVTFSLRIGAQVAMGMGHLIPDLSREVAHLADSSLFHGAAGAAAAGAVGAAAIGRVGLNRGKSRGGDIQQDLRTAQQWVVDYLREQRCSTGKDIAEKFGLWRVRYRDDGHIAWICRRHMNLRAHEITEVPI, via the exons ATGTTCAAACTCTCACAaaatgcttcttttttcttcccaatAAAGCAAAACCATTTTCACAACAGGGAGCCCTCACCTCTCTCTCCATCAATGGCTTCAGATCAGAACCATGACAATCTCGAATCAGCACTGTACGCCCTTGGACCCGACAGCTCCGGCCCCCAGTGCCTGTCCTTCCATCTCTCTCAGTCCTCTTCTTGCTGCTATCTCGAAACTGAAAACTCCATGAAAGTAGACCTCTCTAAGGATGCCATTTCATACTTCTCTTGCTTTCTCACAGCTTTGAGCTGCCACAGCTCCCTCAGAAGCTTGGAATTTCATCTTGTTGATTGGGAACTCGAGCAAATGCGAGAGCTTTGTACGTTGCTTCAGGATAACTCGGGCATTAGACAGGTTGTGTTTCGACGAAATAGATTTAGTAATGAAAGGTTGGTGGAGTTGTGTTATGTTTTGAGGACTAACAAAGGGATTAAGGAGCTTATGTTTTCAGAATGTGGGATTGGTGCAGTTGGGGTAGGTTTGATTGCTTCTGGTTTGAAGACGAACAATTCGTTAGAGGAGTTTCAGATTTGGGAGGATTCAATTGGGTCGAAAGGAATGGAAGAACTCTCAAAAATGGCCGAAGAAAACACGACTCTGAAGCTTTTGTCAATTTTTGACTCAAATTCAGTCACGGTGACCCCATTGATATCTGCAGTTTTGGCAATGAATAGGGATATGGAAGTACACATTTGGAATGGAGACAATAGTAGAAAAAGTTCGAAGGTGGTTGAGTTTGTACCTGGGAATAGCACACTCAGAATTTATAGGCTTGACATAAATGGTGCTTGCAGGATTGCTAACGTGATGGGGTTAAACTCAACGGTTAAGACACTAGACATGACCGGTATCCGGCTGAAATCCCGATGGGCAAAGGAATTCCGCTGGGCATTGGAGCAAAATCGTTGCTTGAGGGAGGTAAAACTATCAAAGAGTCATTTAAAAGATGAGGCAATTGTGCATATAGCAGCTGGACTTTTCAAGAACAAGCACTTGCACAATTTATTTCTAGATGGGAACTTATTTTCGGGCATCGGAATCGAACATCTACTCTGCCCCTTGAGCCGGTTTTCGACTCTGCAACTTCAAGCAAACATAACTCTCAAATATGTAACATTTGGAGGTCGAAGAAACAAGATAGGAAGAGACGGGCTTGCAGCGATTCTACGTATGCTTACAACAAATGAGACTCTAACTCATCTCGGGATATACGATGATCATAGCTTGAGACCCAATGAAATAGTCAGAATCTTCAGGAGTTTAGAGAAGAATGCATCCTTAACACACTTATCCCTACGCAGTTGTAAAGGTGTTGACGGAGACATGGTATTGCAGACAATAATGGAGATGCTAGAGGTAAATCCTTGGATTGAAGACATCGACCTCTCTGGAACTCCTCTTCAGAACTCTGGCAAAGCCGATAGAATTTACCAAAGGTTAGGACAGAACGGTAGCACTGATCTCGAACCCCAGGTGGATTCACTGGACATGACCTTGACAGAGCCAAAAAGTTGTAGGATTTTCTTCTGTGGCCAAGAATATGCAG GTAAAACTACTCTGTGTAACTCCATATTACAGAACTTTGGTTCTTCAAAACTTCCTTTCACAGAGCAAGTCAGATCTTTAGTAGCTCCAGTCGAACAAGCAGTAAGAGCAGTTGGTATGAAGataaaaactttcaaagatGAAGACATAAAAATCTCAATTTGGAATTTAGCTGGTCAGCATGAGTTCCATTCCCTCCATGATCTCATGTTTCCAGGTTCTGGAAGTGCATCAGTATTTGTGATCATCAGCAGTTTATTCAGGAAACCAAGTAATAAAGAACCAAAACATCTAAACGAGATAGAAGATGATCTTCAATATTGGCTAAGGTTCATAGTCTCCAACTCTAAAAGAGCAGCACAACAATGCGTGCTTCCAAATGTAACTTTGGTTCTCACACATCATGACAAAGTTGTACCTTCACAGAACTTGCAGCAAACTTTGATTTCAATTAATGAGTTGAGAGAAAAATTTCAAGGTTTCCTTGATATCTACCCAACAGTATTTACAGTTGATGCACGCTCCTCAGCAATGGTAAACGAACTCTTGCATCATCTTCGGAGAATGAGTCGGACTGTTCTCCAAAGAGTTCCACAAGTTTACCAGCTCTGTAATGAACTTATACAAATTTTGACAGAGTGGAGATCAGAAAATTACAACAAACCAGCAATGAGGTGGAAAGAGTTTCAGGATCTCTGTCAACTTCATATCCCTCAACTGAGAATTCGTTCAAGACGAAGTAACAGAGATAAGATCGAAACGAGGAGGAAGGCTGTTGCTACTTGCTTGCATGACATAGGAGAGGTGATTTACTTTGAAGAACTGGGATTTATAATATTAGATTGTGATTGGTTTTGTGGAGAAGTTCTTGGGCAACTAATAAGACTAGAAGTTAGACAAAATTCAAGCAACAATAGTGGATTCATCAGCAGAAAAGAACTAGAAAAAGTTCTAAAAGGCAAGTTACATAGTCAGATCCCAGGAATGAGTTCGAAGGTATATGAAAACTTACAAGCTAGTGACTTGGTAGGAATGATGCTAAAACTGGAAATCTGTTATGAACAAGACCAATCGGATTCTAATTCCCCATTGCTAATCCCCTCGGTTCTCGaggaaggaagaggaaaaccACAGAGATGGCCGCTAAGTATGCCTGACTGCATCTACACAGGGAGACACCTAAAATGTGATGATTCGAGCCATATGTTTCTTACTCCCGGATTTTTTCCTCGACTACAG GTGCACTTGCATAACAGAATCATGGGACTAAAGAACCAATATGTAGCAACTTACAGCTTGGAGAAATACCTGATCACAATAAACATCAATGGAATTTATGTCAGGGTAGAGCTTGGAGGACAGTTGGGCTACTATATCGATGTCCTGGCATGTTCCACAAAGAGCTTGACCGAGACTCTCCGATTTATCCAGCAGCTTATAATTCCTGCAATTCACGATCTCTGCCAAGGGATCATCTTGACTGAAAGCATTATCAGGCCCGAATGCGTGCAAAATTTGGTACCACCAAGACACAGGAAGACTCAGCACGTCTCAATACAACAACTGAAACTCGCATTGCTTTCCGTTCCTGCTGATGGCATGTATGACTATCAGCACACATGGTGTCCTGTGTCAGACGGTGGTAGAGAAATTGTTGCAGTTGGATTCAATTTTGCTCGAGACCTCTTATCCGATGATGATTTTCGGGAAGTTTTGCATAAGAGGTACCATGACCTATATAATCTTGCTGTTGAACTGCAAGTCCCACATGAAAACAACCCAGAAGCAGTAGATCAATCGTTATCCAATGATGCGACTGACAAAGTTGAAGCGACCTTTGGTGGAATTGCAAAAGGTGTTGAAGCTGTTTTGCAGAGGTTAAAGATCATTGAACAGGAAATCAAAGACTTAAAGCAGGAGATAAAAGGCCTAAGATATTATGAGCACAGACTCCTTCTCGAGCTTAATCGCAAAGTGAACTACCTAGTGAATTACAATGTTGAAATTGAAGAGAGGAGAGTACCTAACATGTTCTATTTTGTTAGAACAGAAAACTATTCAAGAAGGTTGATTACTAACCTGATTTCTGGCATGAATGCTCTCCGACTCCACATGTTATGTGAGTTCCGAAGGGAAATGCATGTTGTTGAAGATCAGATAGGCTGTGAAGTAATGCGGATTGACAATATGGCAGTAAGGTCTTTAGCTCCTTATATGACAAAGTTCATGAAATTGGTAACATTTTCTCTCAGAATTGGAGCCCAAGTAGCAATGGGAATGGGGCACCTCATCCCAGATTTGAGTCGGGAGGTTGCACATCTAGCTGATTCGTCTCTTTTTCATGGGGCAGCTGGGGCCGCAGCTGCAGGAGCAGTTGGGGCCGCAGCTATAGGACGTGTAGGTTTAAACAGGGGAAAAAGCAGAGGTGGGGATATTCAGCAAGATCTCAGAACAGCACAGCAATGGGTTGTGGATTACTTGAGAGAACAGAGATGTTCAACTGGAAAAGACATTGCTGAGAAGTTCGGGTTGTGGAGAGTGAGATACAGGGATGATGGTCACATTGCATGGATCTGCAGAAGGCACATGAACCTCAGAGCACATGAAATAACTGAAGTTCCTATTTGA